GATCCGGTCGTCGTCGGGGCGGATGTCGACGTACAGGTCGCTGGGGCGGCCCATGTCCTCGCCCTGGCAGAGGTGGACCCGTACGGGCTCGGTGACGAGTCCGAGGGTGCGGAGGTAGCCGCCGAAGGCCGCGGCGGCGGCGCCGGTCGCCGGGTCCTCCACGACGCCGCCGACCGGGAAGGGGTCCCGGGCGTGGAAGTCGAGGCGGTCGGCCGCGGCGCGGTGCACGAGGTGGACGGTGGTCCAGCCGTGCGCCCGCATGACGTCGTGCAAGGCGTCGAAGTCGTAGTCGAGGGCGGCGAGTTGTTCCCGGCTGCGGACGGCCAGCACGAGGTGGTCGTTGCCGGCGAACGCGACCTGCGGCGGGAGTGCCGGGTCCAGGTCGGCCGCGCTCCAGCGCAGCGCCCGCAGCGTCGGCGCGACCTGGGTGGCCTCGTCGGCCGGGTGGGAACGGGCCGGGACGCTGGTGAGGG
The sequence above is a segment of the Streptomyces lydicus genome. Coding sequences within it:
- a CDS encoding PhzF family phenazine biosynthesis protein, producing the protein MTTHQSPALTATATEGDTGTAAGVEVLRYSAFTTDPAGGNPAGVVLDAAALDDARMLALAAEVGYSETAFVTAHDTAARRYRLRYFSPLAEVAFCGHATVATAVALATRTGTGELVFDTPAGEIRVDTTEDGGQLRATLTSVPARSHPADEATQVAPTLRALRWSAADLDPALPPQVAFAGNDHLVLAVRSREQLAALDYDFDALHDVMRAHGWTTVHLVHRAAADRLDFHARDPFPVGGVVEDPATGAAAAAFGGYLRTLGLVTEPVRVHLCQGEDMGRPSDLYVDIRPDDDRIRVTGAAVPLPAPAA